A portion of the Leptidea sinapis chromosome 13, ilLepSina1.1, whole genome shotgun sequence genome contains these proteins:
- the LOC126967785 gene encoding protein ABHD11-like, producing the protein MFLNSFKLHNCCKLYKHLQSPRYVKFYSNNVETVDLAYNIHDSHYVDPTKPPLVTFHALMGCGSLWDEMVEDVQKETGRRVINVDARCHGDSPRTESLTYIETANDAMKLLRKLEIPKASVIGHSMGGLTVMGLALLFPELVSSLIVVDVSPVKIRLPLSHPMSFMKCMCSVPLTSNMTMAEARKLADDRLKTLTQDEKLRNYVLSNLYRTDTGEFAWKAHFPTLVSKLESEIAQFPPNFKGLQYSGPTLFICGGLSDHVAKEDLPGIKENFPQAEIIFIEGANHWVQTAKPKEFRETLCKFLNEK; encoded by the exons atgtttttgaatagttttaaGCTACACAATTGCTGCAAATTATACAAACATTTGCAATCTCCAAGATATGTGAAATTTTATTCTAATAATGTTGAGACCGTTGATCTTGCTTATAACATACACGATAGCCATTATGTGGATCCCACAAAACCACCCTTAGTCACCTTTCATGCACTGATGGGATGTGGATCTCTGTGGGATGAAATGGTTGAGGATGTCCAAAAGGAAACAGGAAGGAGAGTCATTAATGTGGACGCTCGATGTCATGGTGATAGCCCACGTACAGAGTCGCTAACTTATATAGAAACAGCCAATGATGCCATGAAGCTATTAAGGAAATTAGAAATACCCAAAGCTTCTGTTATTGGACACAGCATGGGTGGTTTAACTGTTATGGGTCTAGCACTGCTCTTT ccaGAGCTCGTTTCCAGTTTAATAGTGGTTGATGTTTCCCCTGTTAAAATTCGTCTACCCTTATCACATCCCATGTCTTTTATGAAGTGTATGTGTTCCGTTCCCTTAACGTCAAATATGACAATGGCCGAAGCAAGAAAACTAGCAGATGATAGATTGAAAACCCTCACACAGGATGAAAAATTGAGAAACTATGTACTTTCAAATTTGTACAGGACAGACACAGGAGAATTTGCATGGAAAGCACATTTTCCGACGTTAGTAAGCAAATTAGAATCTGAAATTGCACAATTTCCGCCAAATTTCAAAGGACTTCAATATTCTGGCCCTACTTTGTTTATCTGCGGAGGCTTATCGGATCATGTTGC aaaGGAAGACTTGCCGGGCATAAAAGAAAACTTTCCGCAAGCTGAGATTATCTTTATAGAAGGTGCAAACCATTGGGTACAGACTGCCAAGCCAAAGGAATTTCGAGAAACTTTGTGCAAATTCTTGAATGAAAAatga
- the LOC126967786 gene encoding protein ABHD11-like, whose product MLKNCFKLHNCYKLQSPIYVKFYSNNVETVDLAYKIHDSHYVDPSKPPLVTFHSVLGSGSLWDGLVKDVQKETGRRVINVDARCHGNSPRTESVTYIEMANDSMKLLRKLKILKSSVIGHSMGGFTVMGLSLLFPELVSSLIVVDVSPVKIRVPLPLIFSVMNCMSSVPLKSSMTMSEARKVADDSLKILIPNDNVRNDCTSTLYRTNTGEFAWKSHLPTLINKFESELAHFPRDLKGLQYFGPTLFICGASSQFVEKDDLPGIKEYFPQAEVIFIEGANHLVQFEKPKEFRETLCKFLNEK is encoded by the exons atgttaaagaattGTTTTAAGCTACACAATTGCTACAAATTGCAATCTCCTATATATGTGAAATTTTATTCTAATAATGTTGAGACCGTAGACCTAGCTTATAAAATACACGATAGCCATTACGTGGATCCCTCAAAACCACCCTTAGTCACCTTTCATTCTGTTTTGGGATCAGGGTCTTTGTGGGATGGATTGGTTAAGGATGTCCAAAAGGAAACAGGAAGAAGGGTCATTAATGTGGACGCTCGATGTCATGGAAATAGCCCACGTACAGAGTCGGTAACTTATATAGAAATGGCCAATGATTCGATGAAGctattaagaaaattaaaaatactcaaatctTCAGTTATTGGGCACAGCATGGGTGGTTTTACTGTTATGGGACTATCACTGCTCTtt cctGAGCTAGTTTCCAGTTTAATAGTGGTTGACGTTTCTCCTGTTAAAATTCGAGTACCGTTACCGCTTATATTTTCTGTTATGAATTGTATGTCTTCTGTTCCTTTGAAGTCAAGTATGACAATGTCAGAAGCAAGAAAAGTAGCAGATGATAGCTTAAAAATCCTCATACCGAATGATAATGTGAGAAACGATTGCACTTCAACTTTATACAGGACAAACACAGGAGAATTTGCTTGGAAATCACATCTTCCgacgttaataaataaatttgaatctGAATTAGCACACTTTCCGCGGGATTTGAAAGGACTCCAATATTTTGGTCCCACTTTGTTTATCTGCGGAGCCTCGTCGCAATTTGTTGA AAAGGACGACTTGCCGGGCATCAAAGAATACTTTCCACAAGCTGAGGTTATCTTTATAGAAGGTGCAAATCATTTGGTGCAGTTTGAGAAGCCAAAGGAATTTCGAGAAACTTTGTGCAAATTCTTGAATGAGAAATGA